One segment of Methanolinea mesophila DNA contains the following:
- a CDS encoding COG1361 S-layer family protein — MRPSIFRSVLILAAALLLLAGPGMAGTTYLSGSPDLSLSLSGDTLFSPAEDVTLNVVIKNQGLNEVKLTGTSSSAEDLPNQARMVTVDLQAGDAPVTVKSDSQMIGDIPGGSTATVPFSVKINPDAVAGRYTLPVQVGYTYLYFVEQIGNDDAIYHYRTVNETLDLPLTIKAEVNPEVIEVLPEDLYAGGEGYVTLKIRNAGYLDGQATVAKISRSGSSPVVPMTSSVYIGDFPPGAVAECRYKVKVLEGAGAQSYPIDVVVTYQDENKDTVSSDAVSAGVPVKGKIEFTVVSPPATMKPGDSGTLEVVYENTGAGMVYSAQARLSATDPFSSATDTAVLGDLAPGERATARFQVSVDKSATIKDFGLDSEVRYRDSLGNSLISDPLKVRVTVEPREGIDRVLANPILLSIIGAVIVVAGYYVYTRKRKP, encoded by the coding sequence GATACCCTGTTCTCGCCCGCAGAGGACGTGACCCTGAACGTGGTGATCAAGAACCAGGGCTTAAACGAGGTGAAACTCACCGGGACCTCCAGCTCTGCCGAAGACCTTCCCAACCAGGCACGTATGGTCACCGTCGATCTGCAGGCGGGAGACGCCCCGGTCACGGTGAAGTCGGATTCCCAGATGATCGGGGATATTCCGGGAGGATCTACTGCAACGGTCCCCTTCTCCGTAAAAATAAATCCGGATGCGGTTGCGGGCCGGTATACCCTCCCGGTACAGGTAGGCTACACCTATCTCTATTTCGTCGAGCAGATCGGGAATGACGATGCGATCTACCACTATCGCACGGTAAACGAGACCCTGGACCTTCCGCTCACGATCAAGGCGGAAGTCAATCCCGAGGTGATCGAGGTGCTTCCGGAAGACCTCTACGCAGGAGGGGAGGGCTATGTGACCCTGAAGATCCGGAACGCGGGATACCTCGACGGGCAGGCAACCGTGGCGAAGATATCGAGAAGCGGCAGTTCACCCGTGGTCCCCATGACCAGCAGCGTCTATATCGGGGATTTTCCCCCGGGCGCAGTTGCGGAGTGCCGTTACAAGGTGAAGGTCCTCGAAGGTGCGGGTGCGCAGTCCTACCCGATCGATGTGGTGGTCACCTATCAGGACGAGAACAAGGACACGGTGAGCTCGGACGCCGTGAGCGCGGGCGTACCGGTGAAGGGTAAGATCGAGTTCACGGTGGTATCCCCCCCGGCGACGATGAAACCCGGCGATTCGGGCACCCTTGAGGTCGTCTATGAGAATACCGGGGCTGGAATGGTGTACAGCGCACAGGCCCGGCTCAGCGCGACCGACCCATTCAGCAGCGCGACCGACACCGCGGTCCTCGGAGACCTCGCACCCGGGGAACGGGCCACGGCCCGGTTCCAGGTCAGCGTCGATAAATCCGCGACGATCAAGGACTTCGGGCTTGATTCCGAGGTCCGGTACAGGGACAGCCTGGGGAACAGCCTGATCTCTGATCCGTTGAAAGTCCGTGTCACCGTGGAGCCGCGGGAAGGGATCGACCGCGTGCTTGCAAACCCAATCCTTCTGAGTATCATCGGGGCGGTGATAGTGGTCGCCGGATACTACGTCTATACGAGAAAACGGAAACCGTAA